The Echinicola jeungdonensis genome segment TTCACAGTTTAAAAACAGGACCAAACAGATGTTTTTAAATATGATTAATTCCATTGTCATGGTTATCAACCTGGGCCTGGTTGTTTATCTTACCTATACCTTTAATGCAGAACTCAACCTCACTGCAAGTGGCTCATTTTTGATCGGTTTTTATTGTATAGTACTGGCAATGGTATTTAACATTATTGCCAACCGATTTATAAGAAAAGATGAAATGCTGGTAAAATCTGTGGACCGGATCAGATAAAAATGCTCATTTTTACAAAAGCTGCCTACTTCTTAAAGGCAGCTTTTTTTGATTTCTGGATAAAATATTAAATTCTATTTTTTTACCTTCCTTATTCTGAAAGACTTTTAAAAAACCCGCTGTACAATTGCGGGTTTTAATCATTCATTATTCAATAAAACTCCCTTCCCATGAAATTTGAAACTTTAGCTATACATGGGGGCAACCTGGTAACCGACAGCCAAAAACCAGTCATACAGCCCATTACCCTTTCTACCACTTTTGAGCACCAAGGTGGCTCCATGTTGTATTCCAGGATCAATAACCCCAACAGGTTGGCACTGGAAAACCTGATGGCAAAAATTGAAATGGGAAGCGAAGGAGCAGCCTTTTCATCTGGCAATGCTGCCGCCATGTCGGTATTCCAAGCTTTACCTCATGGCAGCCATGTCAT includes the following:
- a CDS encoding DUF4293 domain-containing protein, whose translation is MIQRVQTIFLFLVAVAMILATYFPIWSQITEDQSQTITLTAWSLTQVDMESGETITQNNTFYLGSLSIVAALIALFSLSQFKNRTKQMFLNMINSIVMVINLGLVVYLTYTFNAELNLTASGSFLIGFYCIVLAMVFNIIANRFIRKDEMLVKSVDRIR